One genomic segment of Acinetobacter sp. C26M includes these proteins:
- the bamB gene encoding outer membrane protein assembly factor BamB has product MQNKLKLPLAIAIASALLVGCSSNKVKEVKPNPLPKITQEQSLNLVFSQSVSSTNAAEALRLQLDTDNGVVFAIDPDGQVSAYKGKERLWKSKITKQELTAGVEAGEGIVVSGNRKGQLFALDQATGEQKWTAKLSGAILSPSLIQSGRVITIANDGTVFAHDAVTGQQVWAYKLPNVQFSLRGQPAPVRLDERTVLIGSANAYIYALDIISGVPRFQRRVAISEGRSDIQRLVDVVGDPVVSGQYLVTTSFQGQVTVTDLATQRVVWSEDASSTNSAEVAEDKVFVATTDGKLNAYNLATGELVWQNEELLNRKLSNPVMLGQNLVVGDLDGVIHLINPASGKLIGRAKTSGDVRSLRVIDNQLYVATRKGALTIWQNR; this is encoded by the coding sequence ATGCAGAATAAACTAAAACTACCTTTGGCAATTGCAATTGCTTCAGCTTTACTCGTTGGTTGTTCAAGCAATAAAGTAAAAGAAGTAAAACCAAATCCATTGCCAAAGATCACGCAAGAACAAAGTTTAAACCTTGTGTTTTCACAAAGTGTTTCGTCGACCAATGCTGCTGAGGCTTTACGCCTGCAGTTGGATACCGACAATGGTGTAGTTTTTGCTATTGATCCTGATGGTCAAGTGTCTGCTTACAAAGGTAAAGAGCGTCTTTGGAAAAGTAAAATTACCAAACAAGAACTTACCGCTGGTGTAGAGGCAGGTGAAGGGATTGTGGTGAGTGGTAATCGTAAAGGACAGCTATTTGCTTTAGACCAAGCCACAGGTGAGCAAAAATGGACTGCGAAATTGTCCGGTGCAATTTTGTCTCCATCATTGATTCAGTCTGGTCGTGTGATTACTATTGCCAATGATGGTACTGTATTTGCACATGATGCAGTGACTGGACAACAGGTTTGGGCGTATAAGCTACCGAATGTTCAGTTTAGTTTGCGTGGTCAACCTGCACCTGTTCGTTTAGATGAGCGTACCGTGTTGATTGGTTCTGCAAATGCCTATATCTATGCTTTGGATATCATCAGTGGTGTGCCACGTTTCCAACGCCGTGTTGCAATTAGTGAAGGTCGTTCAGACATTCAACGTTTGGTCGATGTGGTTGGAGACCCAGTTGTTTCAGGTCAATATCTGGTGACGACGAGCTTCCAAGGCCAAGTGACTGTAACTGATCTTGCGACACAACGTGTGGTGTGGAGCGAAGATGCGAGCAGTACCAATAGCGCAGAAGTTGCTGAAGATAAAGTCTTTGTTGCGACTACCGACGGTAAGTTGAATGCGTATAACTTGGCAACAGGTGAGTTGGTTTGGCAAAATGAAGAGTTGCTAAATCGTAAGCTGAGTAATCCTGTGATGTTAGGGCAAAATCTGGTCGTGGGTGATTTAGATGGTGTGATCCATTTGATTAATCCTGCTTCGGGTAAGTTGATTGGCCGTGCGAAAACCAGTGGTGATGTTCGTTCATTGCGTGTGATTGACAATCAGCTTTATGTTGCAACACGAAAAGGTGCATTAACCATTTGGCAGAATCGTTAA
- a CDS encoding tetratricopeptide repeat protein — protein MSLSDDEQLDQLKSFAKKYGSAMISGILIALIAFFGWEYWQKKNLAEAQNQTAKVQKLMDEAKAASGQPNAFASLSETADKIVKDDADSAQAIQTQFIMAKLAYDKQDYAAAEKALKKVETSKVKDAGLVQIVKLRLADAQLAQSKYDEALKTLTSVTDPAFKATADELRGDIFVAKKDNESARKAYQSAWDNLLERKQERQLLQIKLESVGVLVDDPEFERPILDTKVDES, from the coding sequence ATGAGTTTAAGTGATGATGAACAACTCGACCAGTTAAAGTCGTTTGCCAAAAAATATGGTTCTGCAATGATTAGCGGAATTCTCATTGCCTTGATTGCCTTTTTCGGATGGGAATACTGGCAAAAGAAAAATCTTGCTGAAGCCCAGAACCAAACTGCGAAGGTGCAAAAGTTGATGGATGAGGCAAAAGCTGCATCAGGTCAACCAAATGCCTTTGCCAGCTTATCTGAAACAGCAGATAAGATTGTGAAAGATGATGCGGATTCTGCGCAAGCAATTCAAACACAATTTATCATGGCGAAACTTGCGTATGACAAGCAAGATTATGCTGCTGCTGAAAAAGCGTTGAAGAAAGTTGAAACTTCAAAAGTTAAAGATGCGGGTTTGGTTCAAATTGTTAAATTACGTTTAGCAGATGCGCAATTGGCGCAAAGCAAATACGATGAAGCTTTAAAAACCTTAACTAGCGTGACAGATCCTGCGTTCAAGGCGACTGCTGATGAACTTCGTGGCGATATTTTTGTTGCGAAAAAAGACAATGAATCTGCTCGTAAAGCGTATCAAAGTGCATGGGATAATTTGCTCGAGCGTAAACAAGAGCGTCAGCTTTTACAAATTAAACTCGAAAGTGTTGGCGTTTTAGTAGATGATCCTGAGTTTGAGCGCCCGATCTTAGATACCAAAGTGGATGAGTCTTAA
- the hisS gene encoding histidine--tRNA ligase, whose translation MSSIVAIKGFNDTLPTQTAAWRSLEQQLASLMDAYGYQQIRLPIVEQTGLFKRAIGDATDIVEKEMYTFFDKGNPPESLTLRPEGTAGCVRAMLEHNLLRGATPRVWYLGPMFRYEKPQKGRYRQFHQFGVETFGVATPDIDAEIILMTARLWKRMGVAANVRLELNTLGESDERAEYRAALVEFLNQHKDALDEDSQRRLTTNPLRILDSKIESTQKILENAPKLHDFLKEDSINHFQQLQQYLTDAGVEFVINQKLVRGLDYYNKTVFEWTTTMLGSQGTVCAGGRYDGLVGQLKGKADQSVPAVGFAMGMERLLLLVEQVAQAKDVRDCEVFLLAEPAYQAKALVLAEQIRDQLEAANSSIRLKTGSQGSMKSQMKKADQSGAIYAVILGEREWESQQLLVKELATAEQAQVALTELTPFFIEKFKQ comes from the coding sequence ATGAGTTCAATTGTCGCTATCAAAGGTTTTAATGACACCCTTCCAACGCAAACTGCGGCTTGGAGAAGTCTGGAACAACAACTTGCATCTTTGATGGATGCTTATGGTTATCAACAAATCCGTTTGCCAATCGTTGAGCAAACTGGTTTATTTAAGCGTGCCATTGGCGATGCGACTGATATTGTTGAAAAAGAAATGTATACCTTTTTCGACAAGGGTAATCCGCCAGAATCACTAACTTTACGTCCTGAAGGAACGGCGGGTTGTGTACGTGCGATGTTAGAGCATAACTTACTACGTGGTGCAACACCGCGTGTATGGTATCTCGGACCAATGTTCCGCTATGAAAAACCACAAAAAGGTCGTTATCGCCAATTCCATCAATTTGGTGTGGAAACCTTTGGTGTAGCAACACCTGATATTGACGCAGAAATCATTTTAATGACCGCACGTTTATGGAAACGTATGGGTGTGGCAGCGAATGTGCGCTTAGAGTTAAATACTTTAGGTGAAAGTGATGAACGTGCAGAATATCGTGCAGCCTTGGTTGAATTTTTAAACCAGCATAAAGATGCTTTGGATGAAGATTCGCAACGTCGTTTAACGACGAATCCATTGCGTATATTGGATTCTAAAATTGAATCAACGCAAAAGATTTTGGAAAATGCACCGAAGCTACATGATTTCTTAAAAGAAGATTCAATCAATCACTTTCAACAATTACAGCAATATTTAACTGATGCTGGTGTTGAGTTTGTGATTAACCAAAAGCTCGTTCGTGGTTTGGATTACTACAATAAGACTGTATTTGAATGGACCACAACCATGTTGGGTTCGCAAGGTACTGTTTGTGCGGGTGGTCGCTACGATGGTCTGGTTGGACAGCTTAAAGGGAAAGCGGATCAGTCTGTACCAGCGGTTGGTTTTGCCATGGGTATGGAGCGCTTGTTGTTATTGGTTGAGCAAGTTGCGCAAGCCAAAGACGTACGTGATTGTGAAGTGTTTTTATTGGCTGAACCTGCGTATCAAGCTAAAGCTTTGGTATTGGCTGAACAAATCCGTGACCAGTTGGAAGCTGCGAACAGTTCAATCCGCTTAAAGACTGGATCTCAAGGTAGCATGAAAAGCCAAATGAAAAAGGCGGATCAATCAGGTGCGATCTATGCAGTCATCTTGGGTGAGCGTGAGTGGGAATCTCAGCAGTTACTGGTGAAGGAACTTGCAACGGCTGAACAGGCACAAGTGGCTTTAACTGAACTGACGCCATTTTTTATCGAAAAATTTAAACAATAA
- the ispG gene encoding flavodoxin-dependent (E)-4-hydroxy-3-methylbut-2-enyl-diphosphate synthase: protein MIVNPIKRRPTRKIRVGSVYVGGDAPISVQSMTNTETCDVDATVAQIQRCADAGADIMRVSVPSMEAAEAFGAIRKRVSVPLVADIHFDHRIALAVADYGADCLRINPGNIGSDQKVREVVAAAKHHGISIRIGVNAGSLEKDLQVKYGEPTGQALLESAMRHIDILDRLDFHEFKVSVKASNVFLTMDAYRLLSQQIDNPLHLGVTEAGIYRTGTVKSAIALGGLLMEGIGDTMRISLAAEPEDEIKIGFDILKSLGLRSNGINFIACPSCSRQEFNVIQVMQALEERLEDIRTPMDLSVIGCKVNGPGEAKEADIGIVGASPRSLVYRNGEKSHLIDTNQLVDEIETMVRQRVQELEEAKSKVIIRSSS from the coding sequence ATGATTGTGAATCCAATTAAGCGCCGCCCAACACGAAAAATCCGTGTCGGTTCGGTGTATGTCGGTGGTGATGCCCCGATCAGTGTTCAAAGTATGACCAATACTGAAACCTGTGATGTGGATGCAACTGTGGCGCAAATTCAGCGCTGTGCAGATGCAGGCGCGGATATCATGCGTGTTTCTGTACCATCGATGGAAGCAGCAGAAGCGTTTGGCGCGATTCGTAAACGCGTTTCTGTGCCACTGGTGGCAGATATTCATTTTGATCATCGTATTGCTTTAGCTGTGGCTGACTATGGCGCAGACTGTTTACGTATCAATCCGGGCAATATCGGTTCGGATCAGAAAGTGCGTGAAGTGGTTGCTGCGGCAAAACATCACGGCATTTCGATTCGTATTGGTGTCAATGCAGGGTCATTGGAAAAAGACCTACAGGTGAAATATGGCGAGCCAACAGGGCAGGCTTTGCTTGAATCGGCAATGCGTCATATCGACATTCTGGATCGTTTAGATTTTCATGAGTTTAAAGTCAGCGTAAAAGCATCAAATGTGTTCTTAACCATGGATGCCTATCGCTTATTGTCTCAACAGATTGATAATCCGCTGCATCTGGGTGTAACTGAGGCAGGGATTTATCGTACTGGTACAGTCAAGTCAGCAATCGCTCTGGGCGGGCTGTTGATGGAAGGCATTGGCGATACCATGCGTATCTCGCTTGCGGCTGAACCAGAAGATGAAATTAAAATCGGTTTTGATATTTTAAAATCGCTGGGCTTACGCTCAAATGGGATTAACTTTATTGCTTGTCCAAGCTGCTCACGTCAAGAATTCAATGTAATTCAAGTGATGCAGGCGTTGGAAGAGCGATTAGAAGATATTCGTACCCCGATGGATTTATCTGTCATCGGGTGTAAGGTGAATGGTCCAGGTGAAGCCAAAGAAGCAGATATCGGGATTGTAGGTGCATCACCTCGTTCACTAGTCTATCGAAATGGTGAAAAGAGCCATTTGATCGACACAAATCAGTTGGTTGATGAAATTGAAACAATGGTTCGTCAACGTGTTCAAGAGCTTGAAGAAGCAAAATCTAAAGTCATTATTCGTAGTTCATCATGA
- a CDS encoding helix-turn-helix domain-containing protein, whose protein sequence is MEINPNSHQPTGSTSPSSTLGNIQRPGEYLRQIRIAQKKEIEEIANVLNMPVKTLTALEQDDYKSLPEATFIKGYYRAYAKFLNADASAIIQRFDEIYVNDTGLKASHALNNSPIKIMGKLSGSKSVRNRIWLKRIAIVAAVAILAWFAVMAVQNWTSSHKDDEDVPKIKNSEVQILPMGNATTATSGDQLVLNFNRPTSVHIVDATGKVLATGRQASTLTLSGESPFQIRLDDATAVALTLNQEQISLSPYTVNGKAEFRLSR, encoded by the coding sequence ATGGAAATAAATCCAAATTCACATCAGCCAACTGGCTCAACCTCGCCATCGTCAACGTTAGGAAATATTCAACGACCTGGTGAGTATTTGCGTCAAATTCGTATTGCACAAAAGAAAGAAATTGAAGAGATTGCAAACGTATTGAATATGCCTGTCAAAACCTTGACAGCATTAGAGCAAGATGATTATAAATCATTGCCAGAAGCGACATTTATCAAAGGTTACTACCGTGCATATGCAAAATTTTTAAATGCAGATGCCAGTGCAATCATTCAACGCTTTGATGAAATTTATGTGAATGATACTGGTCTGAAAGCCAGTCATGCCTTGAATAACTCTCCAATTAAAATCATGGGGAAATTATCAGGTTCGAAAAGTGTACGTAACCGTATTTGGTTAAAACGTATTGCGATCGTGGCTGCAGTGGCTATTTTGGCTTGGTTCGCAGTGATGGCAGTACAAAATTGGACATCAAGTCATAAAGATGATGAAGATGTGCCAAAGATTAAGAACTCTGAAGTTCAGATTCTTCCAATGGGCAATGCCACCACAGCAACATCTGGTGACCAGTTGGTATTGAACTTTAACCGACCAACTTCTGTGCATATTGTCGATGCAACAGGTAAAGTGTTGGCAACAGGTCGTCAAGCATCAACTTTGACTTTAAGTGGTGAATCACCATTTCAAATTCGTTTAGATGATGCAACAGCTGTAGCGTTGACTTTAAATCAAGAGCAAATTTCCTTGTCTCCATATACAGTCAATGGAAAAGCAGAATTCCGTTTGTCTCGTTAA